A region of Deltaproteobacteria bacterium DNA encodes the following proteins:
- a CDS encoding OmpA family protein, translating to MRNILAALIAAPLLTGCLVAQSTYDAKQAELDAAKQEESQHDQANAAKVKELEAQIDKLQKDLASSQLLNGDLSDQLKKLGQNVQNLAAEKGNLSESLAAAQKQMEALQKQEEQERARAALYHQLVQKLKSMIDSGKLAVQVRNGKMLVKLQNDILFAAGSAAVKPEGKEVIAQLAQVLASVPDRNFQVTGHTDDVPIHSAQFPSNWELSSARAINVVNILTGAGLDPKHVSAAGYADNDPVAPNDSPDNKQKNRRIEIVVQPNIDELPHFDDNAGATADATPAK from the coding sequence ATGCGCAACATCCTCGCCGCCCTGATCGCGGCGCCGCTCCTGACCGGCTGTCTGGTGGCGCAGTCCACCTATGACGCCAAGCAGGCGGAGCTCGACGCCGCCAAGCAGGAGGAGTCTCAGCACGACCAGGCGAACGCCGCGAAGGTGAAGGAGCTCGAGGCGCAGATCGACAAGCTCCAGAAGGACCTCGCCTCTTCGCAGCTGCTCAACGGCGACCTCTCGGATCAGCTGAAGAAGCTGGGCCAGAACGTGCAGAACCTGGCCGCGGAGAAGGGCAACCTCTCCGAGAGCCTGGCTGCGGCGCAGAAGCAGATGGAGGCGCTGCAGAAGCAGGAGGAGCAGGAGCGGGCGCGCGCGGCGCTGTACCACCAGCTGGTGCAGAAGCTGAAGTCGATGATCGACTCCGGCAAGCTCGCGGTGCAGGTGCGCAACGGCAAGATGCTGGTGAAGCTGCAGAACGACATCCTCTTCGCGGCGGGCTCCGCTGCGGTGAAGCCCGAGGGCAAGGAAGTGATCGCGCAGCTGGCGCAGGTGCTGGCGAGCGTGCCCGATCGCAACTTCCAGGTGACCGGCCACACGGACGACGTGCCCATCCACAGCGCGCAGTTCCCGTCGAACTGGGAGCTCTCCTCGGCGCGCGCGATCAACGTGGTGAACATCCTCACGGGCGCGGGGCTCGACCCCAAGCACGTGTCGGCCGCGGGCTATGCCGACAACGACCCCGTCGCGCCGAACGACTCGCCGGATAACAAGCAGAAGAACCGGCGCATCGAGATCGTGGTCCAGCCCAACATCGACGAGCTGCCGCACTTCGACGACAACGCGGGCGCCACGGCGGACGCCACGCCGGCGAAGTAG
- a CDS encoding ATP-sensitive inward rectifier potassium channel 10: MSSPAQPPPRVGAEPTAHVQAPRTTASRDVVVTRGLDKKFWRDIYPFLLATSWPRLIALIVLIYLAVNAIFGVIFWMDPGGIENVRPGSFADAFYFSVQTWGTIGYGRMSPLSTWAHAWVTVESILSMLSVAILTGLIFSKFSRPTARVLFSNVAVVTTWDGQRSLVFRLANERGTQIVDAQISVTMNRLEKTVDGGLVRRIHDLRLSRSRNPNFVFAWTVIHPIDESSPLQGTTVDSLIEDDGFISASVVGIDEIFNQSVYARYRYDAHQLRFGHDFVSILGRTDDGRRLIDYTHFHETEPEEVDEPDAPQAGTGS; this comes from the coding sequence ATGAGCTCGCCTGCCCAGCCACCGCCGCGCGTCGGCGCCGAGCCCACCGCCCACGTCCAGGCGCCGCGCACCACCGCCTCGCGCGACGTGGTGGTCACCCGCGGCCTGGACAAGAAGTTCTGGCGCGACATCTACCCGTTCCTGCTCGCCACCAGCTGGCCGAGGCTCATCGCGCTCATCGTGCTCATCTACCTGGCGGTGAACGCGATCTTCGGGGTCATCTTCTGGATGGATCCCGGCGGCATCGAGAACGTGCGCCCCGGCTCCTTCGCCGACGCGTTCTACTTCAGCGTCCAGACCTGGGGGACCATCGGCTACGGCCGCATGTCGCCGCTCTCCACCTGGGCGCACGCGTGGGTGACGGTGGAGTCCATCCTGAGCATGCTCAGCGTGGCCATCCTCACCGGGCTCATCTTCTCCAAGTTCAGCCGACCGACCGCGCGCGTGCTGTTCTCCAATGTCGCGGTGGTCACCACCTGGGACGGCCAGCGCTCGCTCGTCTTCCGGCTCGCCAACGAGCGCGGCACGCAGATCGTGGATGCGCAGATCTCGGTCACCATGAACCGCTTGGAGAAGACCGTCGACGGCGGCCTGGTGCGACGCATCCACGACTTGAGGCTCAGCCGCAGCCGCAACCCGAACTTCGTGTTCGCCTGGACGGTGATTCACCCCATCGACGAGTCCAGCCCGCTCCAGGGGACCACGGTGGACAGCCTCATCGAAGACGATGGCTTCATCAGCGCGTCGGTGGTGGGCATCGACGAGATCTTCAACCAGAGCGTCTACGCGCGGTACCGCTACGACGCCCACCAGCTCCGCTTCGGCCACGACTTCGTGAGCATCCTCGGCCGCACCGACGACGGCCGCCGGCTCATCGACTACACCCACTTCCACGAGACCGAGCCCGAGGAAGTCGACGAGCCCGACGCCCCGCAGGCCGGAACGGGAAGCTGA